Sequence from the Acidobacteriota bacterium genome:
GTACCGCGGGTTCGAATCCCGCCCTCTCCGCCATTTCTTCATCCAAAGACATCCAAAACAGTCCAATATAGTCCATATAATGAGTTACTTACGCTGATTTCTTGTCCAGATCCGTCCGATAATATCTCTTGACATCCGGGGGCATCTGGGGGCAATAATTGGGGGCAGGTTAAATTACACCAAAAGGAGTTGCCCCATATGCCTCTCACCGACATTGCTATTCGTCACGCTAGACCCCCCGAAAAGGCCAGAAAACTGTTCGACGGAGGTGGCCTGTATTTGGAATTATCCCCCCGCGGCAACAAGTGGTGGCGGCTGAAGTACCGCTTCGCCGGCAAGGAGAAACGCATCTCTCTGGGCGTCTATCCTGCAGTGTCTCTGAAGGAGGCGCGGCGACGGCGCGCTCAGGCCCGCGAACTCTTGGCCCGAGAAATCGATCCCAGCGAGCACCGCAAGGCGCAAGAAGCCGCGAAGAAGCAGCAGTCGGCGAACAGTTTCGAAGCTGTGGCTCGGGAATGGTTCACCAAGCACACTCCCAACTGGGCGGTCAGTCATGCTAACCGGGTCCTGGGCCAACTGAAGCGAGATATCTTCCCGTGGATGGGTCGCCAGCCGATTGTCGGCATTACCGCCCCTGAGTTGTTGGCCGTTGTTCGTCGGATCGAGCAAAGGGGAGCTCTGGAAAGTGCCCACCGGGCGCTTCGGATCTGTGGCCAGGTGTTTCGCTATGCGGTGGCCACCGGAAAGGCGAAGCGTGACCCGTCCGGTGACTTGCGGGGCGCGTTGCCGCCGGTTAAGAGAACCCACTTCGCCGCCCTTACGGAACCGAAGCAGGTCGGCCCCTTGCTGCGAGTCCTGGACGGCTACCAAGGGACGCTGATCGTGCGTTGCGCCCTGCGCATCGCTCCCTTGGTCTTCGTGCGGCCCGGGGAGCTACGCCACGCCCAGTGGTCGGATATCGACCTGGAGGCCGCTGAGTGGCGTTACACCGTCAGCAAGACCGACATCCCGCACATCGTTCCCCTTTCTCGACAAGCGGTCGAGATTCTCCAGGCGCTACATCCTGTGACGGGCCATGGACGTTATGTGTTCCCAAGTGCTCGCACTCCCAACGGAGCCCGGCCAATGAGCGAGAATGCCATTCTGGCCGCCCTGCGGCGTATGGGTATCGGCAAGGAGGAGATGACGGGCCACGGGTTTCGGGCGATGGCGAGAACGATCCTGGATGAAGTATTGGGATTCCGTCCCGATTTTATCGAGCATCAATTGGCCCACGCGGTGCGGGACCCCAACGGCCGGGCCTACAATCGCACGGCCTATCTCCCGGAACGGCGAAAGATGATGCAGGAGTGGGCCGACTACCTCGATCAACTGAAGGCTGATGTCGTTCCGATGCATCCAAAGCGACTGGATCAAAACTGAGGAATCCACCTGAGCGGTGG
This genomic interval carries:
- a CDS encoding integrase arm-type DNA-binding domain-containing protein, translating into MPLTDIAIRHARPPEKARKLFDGGGLYLELSPRGNKWWRLKYRFAGKEKRISLGVYPAVSLKEARRRRAQARELLAREIDPSEHRKAQEAAKKQQSANSFEAVAREWFTKHTPNWAVSHANRVLGQLKRDIFPWMGRQPIVGITAPELLAVVRRIEQRGALESAHRALRICGQVFRYAVATGKAKRDPSGDLRGALPPVKRTHFAALTEPKQVGPLLRVLDGYQGTLIVRCALRIAPLVFVRPGELRHAQWSDIDLEAAEWRYTVSKTDIPHIVPLSRQAVEILQALHPVTGHGRYVFPSARTPNGARPMSENAILAALRRMGIGKEEMTGHGFRAMARTILDEVLGFRPDFIEHQLAHAVRDPNGRAYNRTAYLPERRKMMQEWADYLDQLKADVVPMHPKRLDQN